ATCCCCGGTGCGATCTCGATGGTGCTGCTGTTACAGACCCGGGCGCACGCACCCCTCGTCGAGGAGCAGGCTCCCTCCTCCGGCCTCGAGGTGACCGCGGCGGGGCGTCTCCCCTGGCGCTTCCACGCCTTCGCTGTCGCCACCTCGGTGGGCACCGGCGGCCTGATGACCTACGGAGTCATAGGCTTCCACCTGGTCGACGCCGACCTGCTCTCCGCCGCGTCGACACCGGTCGTGTACGCCGGAGCCATGGCCGTGGCCGCGGTCGCGGCGCTCGGCACGGGTGTGCTCTACGACCGCTTCCACGAGAAGGTGCTCTACCTGCTCCCCGTGCTGGTGGCCTGCGTGCCCGCACTGGTCTTCGCCGACGCACTCTGGCCGGTGCTGGTCGGTGTCGCGGTCTGGGGTGCCGCGACCGGCATCCAGGACTCCACCGTCAAGGCCCTCGTCGCTGACCTCGTCGCGCGACCTCGCCTCGGCACGGCGTACGGCGTGTTCGCGGCGTACCAGGGCGTTGCGGCGCTGCTCGGTGGCTGGGCGGCCGGTGCGCTGCACCAGGAGCACCGCATGGAGCTGGTCACCGGTATCGCGGCCCTGCAGCTGCTCGCGCTGGTCCTGCTCGTCGTGACGCTCTCCCGCCGGCCGGCTCCTGCGGCCTGATCGGGTCAGAGTCGGCGCAGTGCCAGCCCGCGCACGACAGCGCCACCGATCGCGTCGGATGCGTCCAGGTCGACCTCTGCCTCGAGGACCCAGTCG
This genomic interval from Nocardioides cavernaquae contains the following:
- a CDS encoding MFS transporter, with amino-acid sequence MTEPTAVSSASTDGRANWSPWRTIVAFGFVSMAADMVYEGMRSISGPYLASLGASAAMVGLVTGAGEAIALILRLVAGPFADRTHRYWTLTIVGYGMTAVCVPLLAVAPLLGGAGLAVASTLILLERTGKAIRSPSKSALLALAAKDVGRGKGFGVHKSMDQVGAFAGPLVIAAAAALSGHLWLGLALLAIPGAISMVLLLQTRAHAPLVEEQAPSSGLEVTAAGRLPWRFHAFAVATSVGTGGLMTYGVIGFHLVDADLLSAASTPVVYAGAMAVAAVAALGTGVLYDRFHEKVLYLLPVLVACVPALVFADALWPVLVGVAVWGAATGIQDSTVKALVADLVARPRLGTAYGVFAAYQGVAALLGGWAAGALHQEHRMELVTGIAALQLLALVLLVVTLSRRPAPAA